The following are from one region of the Nostoc cf. commune SO-36 genome:
- a CDS encoding HlyD family efflux transporter periplasmic adaptor subunit — translation MRENRTSEGLSSSQNLLRSPLILAIIGSLAIGGISVYAVMKLQATASEKQKVPVAVQPVVKTVTALGRLEPKGEVIKLSAPSSNEGNRVDQLLVKESDRVKAGQIVAIMDNRDRLQASLIEAQKQVQVARTRLNQVKAGAKQGEIGARQATVNRLQVELEGNIKTQQATINRIEAELLGQQGSLQATVARVAAERRNAETDVQRYETLYKAGAISSQEVDSRRLSAETSTQALIESQATQTRTIATLQQQLNEAKANQNQTLASLQQQINEAKANLNQTAEVRPTDIANAQAEVDSAQATVDKIRAELAQAYVVAPKAGRILEINTRAGETVGNEGIVALGQTDQMYAVVEVYQSDIKKVRPGQDVRVSSDSLRNELEGRVDWIGMQVKRQNLINTDPSSNIDARVVEVHVQLNKLSSQNASSLTNLQVKAVIEI, via the coding sequence ATGAGGGAAAACAGGACTTCAGAGGGTTTAAGCTCTTCTCAGAATCTTTTGCGATCGCCTCTTATACTTGCAATAATTGGCTCTCTAGCCATAGGTGGAATCAGTGTTTATGCGGTGATGAAGCTTCAGGCTACAGCTAGTGAAAAGCAAAAAGTACCCGTAGCCGTTCAGCCTGTAGTAAAAACAGTAACAGCATTAGGGCGGTTGGAACCAAAGGGAGAGGTAATAAAACTGTCAGCGCCTTCTTCTAATGAAGGAAATCGGGTAGACCAACTATTGGTGAAAGAAAGCGATCGCGTCAAAGCTGGGCAGATAGTTGCGATTATGGACAACCGCGATCGCCTACAAGCTAGTTTGATTGAAGCACAAAAACAAGTTCAAGTTGCCAGAACCCGCCTTAATCAGGTAAAAGCTGGAGCTAAACAGGGAGAAATTGGAGCGCGTCAAGCTACCGTGAATCGTTTGCAAGTAGAACTAGAAGGAAACATTAAAACTCAGCAAGCCACAATCAATCGTATAGAAGCAGAACTCCTTGGGCAACAAGGGAGTTTGCAAGCAACAGTGGCTCGTGTAGCAGCCGAGAGACGTAATGCCGAAACTGACGTGCAGCGCTACGAAACTTTATATAAAGCAGGAGCAATTTCTAGCCAGGAAGTTGATAGCAGACGCTTAAGCGCCGAAACTTCCACTCAAGCCTTAATTGAAAGCCAAGCGACTCAGACAAGAACTATAGCTACCCTACAACAGCAGCTTAACGAAGCAAAAGCTAACCAGAATCAAACCCTCGCCAGCTTGCAACAGCAGATTAACGAAGCAAAAGCTAACCTAAATCAAACTGCTGAAGTCCGTCCAACAGATATAGCAAATGCACAAGCAGAGGTAGACAGCGCTCAAGCTACCGTAGATAAAATTAGAGCAGAACTGGCGCAGGCTTATGTTGTGGCTCCTAAAGCCGGTCGAATTTTGGAGATTAATACACGAGCCGGAGAAACTGTTGGCAATGAAGGAATTGTGGCTTTAGGTCAAACCGACCAGATGTATGCAGTAGTAGAAGTCTACCAAAGTGATATCAAGAAAGTGCGTCCCGGACAGGATGTGCGGGTAAGCAGTGATTCCCTACGCAATGAATTAGAGGGAAGAGTGGATTGGATTGGTATGCAGGTAAAGCGGCAAAATCTGATCAACACTGACCCCTCTAGCAATATTGATGCCAGAGTTGTGGAAGTCCATGTGCAACTCAACAAACTATCCAGTCAAAATGCTTCTAGCCTAACTAATTTACAAGTTAAAGCGGTAATTGAAATTTAA
- a CDS encoding ABC exporter membrane fusion protein: protein MRNSKLGYRMFPKSILRPAVAIGIIASLLVGGISFYIVKRWQNYANSEAQIPARQLPPLKTVTALGRLEPKGKVIKLSAAVSPEGSRVEKLLVKEGDRVKAGQVIAILNSRDRLEAALKEAQEQVKVAQANLNRTQAGAKRGEIAAQKAAIARLEAERQGDINAQVATIERFQAEVRNAQAENERYQQLYQQGAISASQRDSKRLNWETAQKSLQEAQAQLNRIQSTSQQQVKEATAKLDEIAEVRGVDVAAVQAEINRAVAAMNLAKANLKQAEVRSPQNGQVFEIHTHPGELVSNDGIADIGQTNQMYVIAEVYESDIGKVHSGQQVRVFGDYLPIELQGIVDRKGLQVRRQNVINTDPVSNIDNRVVEVHIRLDEASSRKAATLTNMQVKAVIEL, encoded by the coding sequence GTGCGAAACTCAAAACTAGGGTACAGAATGTTCCCTAAGTCTATTCTGCGTCCAGCTGTTGCTATAGGTATAATTGCATCTTTATTGGTTGGCGGAATAAGTTTTTATATAGTAAAACGCTGGCAAAATTATGCAAATTCAGAGGCACAAATTCCAGCAAGACAATTGCCACCGTTAAAAACGGTAACAGCTTTAGGGCGGCTCGAACCAAAGGGAAAAGTAATAAAACTTTCTGCTGCGGTGTCTCCGGAAGGAAGCCGAGTAGAAAAGTTGTTGGTGAAGGAGGGAGATAGGGTAAAAGCAGGACAGGTAATTGCAATTTTGAACAGCCGCGATCGCCTGGAAGCAGCATTAAAAGAGGCACAGGAACAAGTGAAAGTAGCCCAGGCTAACCTAAACCGCACCCAAGCAGGTGCTAAACGCGGTGAAATTGCTGCCCAAAAAGCCGCGATCGCTCGCTTAGAAGCCGAACGTCAAGGTGATATTAATGCCCAAGTAGCGACAATTGAGCGATTCCAAGCTGAAGTGCGTAACGCCCAAGCAGAAAACGAACGCTATCAGCAGTTATATCAACAGGGGGCAATTTCCGCCTCCCAACGGGATAGCAAGCGTTTAAACTGGGAAACTGCCCAAAAAAGCTTGCAAGAAGCTCAAGCACAGTTAAATCGTATCCAATCAACAAGTCAACAACAGGTAAAAGAAGCGACAGCAAAACTAGATGAAATCGCTGAAGTGCGGGGAGTGGATGTAGCAGCTGTCCAAGCAGAAATCAATCGTGCCGTAGCAGCCATGAATTTGGCAAAAGCTAATTTAAAACAGGCTGAGGTGCGATCGCCTCAAAATGGACAGGTATTTGAGATCCATACCCATCCTGGAGAATTAGTATCAAATGATGGCATTGCAGATATTGGACAAACTAACCAGATGTATGTGATAGCCGAAGTCTACGAAAGCGACATCGGCAAAGTACATTCAGGGCAGCAAGTGCGAGTCTTTGGTGATTATCTCCCCATTGAATTGCAGGGAATCGTAGATCGCAAAGGCTTGCAAGTGCGACGGCAGAATGTTATCAACACAGATCCCGTAAGCAATATCGACAACAGAGTAGTAGAAGTTCATATCCGACTAGATGAAGCCTCCAGCCGAAAAGCTGCCACCTTAACCAATATGCAAGTTAAGGCGGTAATTGAATTGTGA
- a CDS encoding DNA/RNA non-specific endonuclease, protein MKKTRLFKFLLPCVAVALPLALIGSLRPTKAQSSSVHLCVGNPSNATTNVSSPNNYLLVKPQYALSYSRDKGIANWVSWQLNSSWLGSTPRQDNFRADTALPSGWYRVSSSDYSGSGFDRGHMTPSADRTKTVTDNSATFLMTNIVPQSPDNNQGPWASLENYSRSLVSQGNELCIISGTYGIGGTGSNGTKYTIANGNVQVPTRVWKTIIFNPESGVTTSTRVISVDMPNIQGIRNNDWKIYRVSVDSIEVKTGLNLLSNVSTSVQSVIESRVDNL, encoded by the coding sequence ATGAAAAAAACTAGGCTTTTTAAATTTCTGTTGCCTTGTGTAGCTGTAGCCCTACCTCTAGCTTTGATTGGATCTTTACGCCCAACTAAAGCACAATCATCAAGTGTGCATCTGTGCGTGGGCAATCCAAGTAATGCAACAACAAATGTCTCATCTCCAAACAACTATTTATTAGTAAAACCTCAATATGCGCTGAGTTACAGCCGCGATAAAGGGATTGCAAATTGGGTGTCTTGGCAGCTAAATTCCTCGTGGCTAGGTTCCACACCCAGACAAGACAACTTCCGTGCTGATACTGCTCTCCCTAGTGGGTGGTATCGGGTAAGTAGCTCTGACTATTCTGGTAGCGGGTTTGATAGAGGACACATGACACCTTCTGCTGACAGAACAAAGACAGTAACCGATAACTCAGCAACTTTTCTCATGACGAATATCGTGCCACAGTCACCGGATAATAATCAGGGGCCATGGGCTTCACTAGAAAACTACTCCAGAAGCTTAGTGAGCCAAGGGAATGAACTATGTATTATTTCTGGCACTTACGGCATTGGTGGAACTGGATCGAATGGCACAAAATATACAATTGCTAATGGCAATGTTCAAGTTCCGACTAGGGTTTGGAAAACTATTATATTTAACCCAGAATCTGGGGTTACGACTAGCACGCGGGTTATTAGTGTTGATATGCCTAACATTCAAGGCATAAGAAATAACGATTGGAAAATATATCGAGTTTCTGTTGACTCAATTGAAGTTAAAACAGGCTTAAATTTATTATCGAATGTGTCAACATCTGTTCAATCTGTGATTGAATCTAGAGTTGATAATTTGTAG
- a CDS encoding nuclease A inhibitor family protein, which translates to MSNKITEKLKQSSADLLMMSESDYPFEVFLWTGEANGLTTQKLLQLTNHPQDSPIEEVALDYLFRNCAYEQEWHDEEQKQNVKKFQTLVQILKDNLNEIKVYRIGTIDIDVYIVGKTPSGDLAGISTKVVET; encoded by the coding sequence ATGAGTAACAAAATTACTGAAAAATTAAAACAGTCTTCTGCTGATTTATTAATGATGAGCGAGTCAGACTACCCTTTTGAGGTTTTTTTATGGACTGGTGAAGCGAACGGTCTGACAACTCAAAAACTACTCCAGTTAACAAATCATCCCCAAGACTCACCGATTGAGGAAGTGGCTTTAGATTATTTATTTCGGAATTGTGCCTATGAACAAGAGTGGCATGACGAAGAACAGAAACAAAATGTTAAAAAATTTCAAACACTTGTCCAGATTCTTAAAGATAACCTCAATGAAATTAAAGTTTATCGGATCGGTACGATAGATATTGATGTTTATATTGTTGGCAAAACTCCATCTGGAGATTTAGCAGGTATTTCTACTAAAGTTGTGGAAACTTAG
- a CDS encoding DevA family ABC transporter ATP-binding protein, with translation MTSQSVISIQNLDHHFGHGSLRKQVLCNINLEINAGEIILMTGPSGSGKTTLLTLVGGLRSTQSGSLRVLGRELCGASAEQLMQARRRNGYIFQAHNLHGSLTALQNVQMALELHQHLGLKKMQARSAQMLEQVGLGNHLHYYPDKLSGGQKQRVAIARALVSHPQIILADEPTAALDSQSGRDVVNLMQKLAKEQRCTILMVTHDNRILDIADRIVDMEDGKLKSKVILLFCITILWQLGTAIV, from the coding sequence ATGACTAGTCAATCCGTCATCTCCATCCAGAATCTCGACCATCATTTTGGTCACGGCTCACTCCGTAAACAAGTTTTATGTAACATTAACTTAGAGATTAACGCTGGTGAAATTATTCTCATGACCGGGCCTTCTGGTTCTGGAAAGACTACCTTGCTGACCTTAGTGGGTGGGTTGCGTTCTACCCAATCTGGTAGTTTGCGGGTGTTGGGACGAGAACTTTGTGGTGCTAGTGCTGAACAACTAATGCAGGCACGACGCCGTAATGGTTATATTTTCCAAGCACATAACTTGCATGGTAGTTTAACAGCACTCCAAAACGTCCAAATGGCTTTGGAATTGCACCAACATCTTGGGTTAAAAAAGATGCAAGCTAGGTCAGCCCAAATGTTAGAGCAGGTAGGATTAGGAAATCATTTGCATTACTATCCTGATAAACTGTCTGGAGGACAAAAACAAAGAGTAGCGATCGCTCGTGCTTTAGTCAGTCATCCTCAAATCATCCTCGCGGATGAACCCACCGCCGCCCTTGATAGCCAATCGGGACGAGATGTAGTCAATCTCATGCAAAAACTGGCAAAAGAACAACGCTGCACCATCTTGATGGTTACTCATGACAACCGTATCCTAGACATTGCCGATCGCATCGTTGACATGGAAGATGGCAAACTCAAGTCCAAAGTAATACTACTGTTTTGTATAACTATACTGTGGCAACTAGGGACAGCGATCGTCTAG
- a CDS encoding TetR/AcrR family transcriptional regulator — translation MVRIKAGEVDRDNSVDKVEQILQGAMQEFLQHGYAGTSMDRVAVAAGVSKATVYSHFQDKEGLFKVLLEQLASKKNNSIFGTEPIEGEPGAILHQVATKALEQMINDKEHSAFMRVLIGESGRFPELAQICVRAMIKPVAETLTQYLAAPELKIPDPEATARILIGALVHFHITQNVMHGEDIIPMESDRLIDALTHLINKCAD, via the coding sequence ATGGTACGCATCAAAGCTGGCGAAGTGGATCGAGACAATTCCGTTGATAAAGTGGAGCAAATTCTGCAAGGAGCAATGCAAGAATTCCTTCAACATGGCTATGCTGGCACAAGTATGGATCGGGTAGCGGTAGCAGCAGGTGTTTCTAAAGCGACAGTCTACAGCCACTTTCAAGATAAAGAAGGACTTTTTAAAGTACTGTTAGAGCAACTGGCAAGCAAAAAAAACAACTCCATTTTTGGCACAGAACCTATTGAGGGAGAACCAGGCGCTATACTCCACCAGGTAGCAACCAAAGCATTAGAGCAGATGATTAACGACAAAGAACATAGCGCATTTATGCGAGTACTAATAGGGGAATCTGGGCGTTTTCCTGAGTTAGCTCAAATTTGTGTTCGGGCGATGATTAAGCCAGTAGCGGAAACTCTAACTCAATACTTAGCGGCTCCTGAATTAAAGATACCTGACCCAGAGGCAACAGCGAGAATTCTCATAGGAGCATTGGTGCATTTTCATATTACTCAAAATGTAATGCATGGAGAGGACATTATACCAATGGAAAGCGATCGCCTGATTGATGCCTTGACACACCTAATCAATAAATGCGCCGATTAG
- a CDS encoding helix-turn-helix domain-containing protein: MSREGYSSRQIAQQFHLSYKTVKDIVERFSNWR, translated from the coding sequence ATGAGCAGAGAAGGTTATTCTAGTCGCCAGATCGCCCAGCAGTTTCATTTAAGTTATAAGACAGTAAAGGATATTGTGGAACGATTTTCTAACTGGCGATAA
- a CDS encoding RNA-guided endonuclease InsQ/TnpB family protein, translated as MISGLLTALAMKARYQYRFYPTDQQQQSLRSLFGCVRVVWNDALAICKQSEKLPSNNDLQKLVITQAKKTVERQWLSEVSNIPLQQSVADLGIAYKNFFDSFKGKRKGKKVGRPKFKKKTNQQSARFRIGGFSFQGEQVYLTKIGNVSPIWSRVLPSAPSSVTVIKDCANRYFLSFVVEIEPVCIDAKHISIGIDLGIKTFAVMSDGTKAESPKYSTLDRKIRKLQKKLARQPKESKRRNTTRIKIAKLHNRMADTRKDFLHKLSTKIVSENQAIVLEDLNVSGMVKNRKLSRAISLQGWREFRTLCEGKSEKFNRVFRVMSRWEPTSQVCSECGYKWGKLDLKVRSVQCLSCGTEHDRDENAAKNIRDLAVNGGDYKVGIGHCHDSKRTQRRDKTTPVAPVNEASRITSPSGR; from the coding sequence GTGATATCTGGCCTTCTGACAGCATTAGCCATGAAAGCTAGGTATCAATATCGTTTCTATCCGACAGACCAACAGCAACAGAGTTTGCGATCATTGTTTGGTTGCGTTCGCGTTGTGTGGAACGATGCCCTGGCTATTTGTAAACAATCGGAAAAATTGCCAAGTAACAACGACTTGCAAAAATTGGTAATTACCCAAGCAAAGAAAACTGTTGAGCGACAATGGTTATCTGAAGTTTCTAATATTCCATTGCAACAGTCGGTTGCTGATTTAGGCATTGCATACAAAAACTTTTTTGATTCGTTTAAAGGTAAGCGAAAAGGTAAAAAAGTAGGTAGACCAAAATTTAAAAAGAAAACTAATCAACAATCAGCACGATTCAGAATTGGTGGTTTTTCTTTTCAGGGGGAACAAGTTTATTTAACCAAGATTGGTAACGTTAGCCCTATTTGGTCAAGAGTTTTACCCTCTGCCCCTAGTTCTGTTACGGTAATCAAAGATTGTGCTAATCGTTATTTTCTCAGCTTTGTAGTAGAGATTGAACCTGTTTGTATTGATGCTAAACACATAAGCATTGGTATAGACTTGGGTATCAAAACCTTTGCTGTAATGTCAGATGGAACAAAAGCCGAAAGTCCTAAGTATTCAACTTTAGACAGGAAAATTCGTAAACTTCAGAAAAAACTAGCACGTCAACCTAAAGAATCGAAACGTAGAAACACAACTCGCATTAAAATCGCAAAACTGCACAACAGAATGGCGGATACCCGCAAAGACTTCTTGCATAAGTTATCTACCAAGATTGTTAGCGAAAACCAAGCTATTGTTTTGGAAGATTTAAATGTGTCAGGAATGGTTAAAAATCGCAAGCTTTCAAGAGCTATCAGCCTCCAGGGGTGGAGAGAATTTAGGACGCTATGCGAGGGCAAGTCTGAGAAATTTAATCGCGTTTTTCGTGTTATGAGTCGATGGGAACCAACAAGTCAAGTTTGTTCTGAGTGTGGCTACAAATGGGGGAAGCTTGATTTAAAAGTTCGGTCTGTTCAATGCTTGAGTTGTGGAACTGAACACGACCGAGACGAGAACGCCGCCAAAAATATAAGAGACCTCGCCGTTAACGGCGGGGACTATAAAGTCGGGATAGGGCATTGCCACGACTCTAAACGGACGCAGAGACGGGATAAGACTACTCCGGTAGCACCTGTCAACGAAGCGTCAAGAATCACCTCGCCTTCAGGCAGGTGA
- a CDS encoding DevA family ABC transporter ATP-binding protein yields the protein MPAVISVRNLDHYFGNGQLRKQVLFDINLDINAGEIIIMTGPSGSGKTTLLTLVGGLRSAQSGSLQILEQELCGANKGQLTQARRNNGYIFQAHNLHGSLTVLQNVRMGLEVHNNISPAEMKARSAQMLEEVGLGHRLNYYPDDLSGGQKQRVAIARALVSRPKIVLADEPTAALDSKSGRDVVNLMQQLAKEQHCTILLVTHDNRILDIADRIVHMEDGKLVNDDTVIAAVKTSG from the coding sequence ATGCCTGCTGTAATCTCTGTTAGAAATCTCGACCACTATTTTGGTAATGGTCAACTCCGCAAGCAAGTTCTTTTTGATATCAACCTGGATATTAACGCCGGTGAAATTATTATTATGACTGGGCCTTCTGGTTCTGGTAAAACTACACTTCTCACCTTAGTCGGCGGTTTACGTTCTGCCCAATCTGGTAGTTTGCAGATATTGGAACAAGAACTGTGTGGCGCTAACAAAGGCCAACTTACCCAAGCGCGACGCAATAACGGTTATATTTTCCAAGCACATAACTTGCACGGTAGCCTGACAGTACTCCAGAACGTCAGAATGGGCTTGGAAGTACATAATAATATTTCCCCGGCAGAAATGAAAGCCCGGTCAGCGCAAATGTTAGAGGAGGTAGGATTAGGGCATCGCCTGAATTATTATCCTGATGATTTATCTGGGGGACAAAAACAACGAGTTGCGATCGCTCGTGCATTGGTTAGTCGTCCTAAAATTGTCTTAGCAGATGAACCTACCGCCGCCCTTGACAGTAAATCGGGACGAGATGTGGTCAACCTCATGCAACAATTAGCAAAAGAGCAACATTGTACCATTCTTTTAGTCACTCATGATAACCGTATTCTCGATATTGCCGATCGCATCGTCCACATGGAAGATGGCAAGTTAGTAAATGACGATACTGTTATTGCAGCAGTTAAAACGAGCGGGTGA
- a CDS encoding DUF642 domain-containing protein, with amino-acid sequence MKLTKKLSIIVFSFTTTLASAAVMTGTYIPVAQAQYDPNSVIDPEDLVFNGGFELDSLVDPNNPNTTNPNITGWTKYGDPMDTSGIRISNFPQSGNQGLSLGGFLDLSYISQTLSTEPGVEYQLSYYLASIDEAPDLDNQFQTFVGGKKIFDQKNISYQHYTPYKFNFTADASSTELKFGNVDRYAFLYLDNVSVKPVPEPSFIGGTAVAGLLGIWLKRKRIAS; translated from the coding sequence ATGAAGTTAACTAAAAAACTTTCAATTATTGTTTTTAGTTTTACTACTACCTTAGCTAGTGCTGCTGTGATGACTGGGACTTATATTCCAGTAGCGCAAGCACAATACGATCCCAACTCTGTTATAGATCCTGAAGACCTTGTTTTTAATGGAGGATTTGAACTTGACTCACTTGTTGATCCTAATAATCCTAACACTACAAACCCCAATATTACAGGATGGACTAAATATGGTGATCCGATGGATACATCAGGGATAAGAATTAGCAATTTTCCTCAAAGTGGTAATCAGGGCTTATCACTTGGAGGATTTTTAGACCTTAGTTACATATCACAGACGCTTTCTACAGAACCTGGTGTAGAATACCAACTTAGTTACTATTTAGCATCTATAGATGAAGCACCTGATCTTGATAATCAATTTCAGACATTTGTAGGTGGAAAAAAGATTTTTGATCAAAAAAATATTTCTTACCAACACTACACGCCATATAAGTTCAATTTCACGGCAGACGCATCATCTACAGAATTAAAGTTTGGGAATGTAGATAGATATGCATTCTTATACTTAGATAATGTGAGTGTAAAACCTGTACCTGAACCATCGTTTATTGGAGGAACAGCAGTTGCAGGTTTATTGGGAATCTGGCTTAAAAGAAAGCGAATAGCTAGCTAA